A window of Fibrobacter succinogenes contains these coding sequences:
- the truB gene encoding tRNA pseudouridine(55) synthase TruB, producing MTPSGFVLLDKIAGETSFKALFPLKRVFCTKRVGHAGTLDLRASGLIIAATGRATRLLPYIEAKDKCYTFRLHLGYETDTLEWDGEVVEQDARFDKLSDLGKSPEPAEGPSRISREDLECVLPQFIGDIDQVPPNYCAVKINGHRASDLANRGRDVELKPRRIHIESLKVVGEGLVTEGCTGKCFATFDLECNCSKGTYIRSLGRDLARALGTYGCVSMIRRHRIGNVTVDRAVRGDALTPEHLLPVDQVLDFPVVRLNDDQVKAIRLGNWVPWRTPVENLSTTPGSEKFVFTADKDGAVIGLGVYDPGRICPKFYLGQDE from the coding sequence TTGACCCCTTCCGGCTTCGTCCTCTTGGACAAAATTGCAGGTGAAACATCTTTTAAGGCCCTTTTCCCTCTGAAAAGGGTCTTTTGTACTAAGCGCGTGGGCCATGCGGGTACGCTCGACTTGCGTGCAAGCGGGCTCATTATTGCGGCTACGGGGCGTGCTACGCGCCTTTTGCCCTACATCGAGGCGAAGGACAAGTGCTATACGTTCAGGCTCCACCTTGGCTATGAAACCGACACTTTAGAGTGGGACGGGGAAGTCGTGGAACAGGATGCGCGCTTCGACAAGCTCAGCGACCTTGGTAAGAGCCCTGAGCCAGCCGAAGGGCCGAGCAGAATCTCTCGTGAAGACTTGGAATGCGTTCTCCCGCAGTTCATTGGCGACATTGACCAGGTTCCGCCGAATTACTGTGCCGTGAAAATTAACGGTCATCGTGCTAGTGACTTGGCGAATCGTGGTCGTGATGTGGAACTCAAGCCTCGTCGTATTCATATCGAATCGCTCAAAGTTGTGGGCGAGGGGCTTGTGACGGAAGGCTGTACCGGCAAGTGCTTTGCCACGTTTGATTTGGAATGCAACTGTAGCAAGGGAACGTACATCCGTTCGCTCGGTCGAGATTTGGCACGTGCGCTCGGAACGTACGGCTGCGTCTCTATGATCCGCCGCCATCGCATTGGTAATGTGACTGTGGATCGCGCTGTTCGCGGGGACGCTCTCACGCCGGAACATTTGCTCCCTGTGGACCAGGTGCTTGATTTCCCGGTAGTCCGCTTGAATGACGACCAGGTAAAAGCAATTCGTTTAGGAAATTGGGTGCCGTGGCGCACTCCTGTTGAAAATTTAAGCACGACGCCTGGGTCGGAAAAGTTTGTCTTTACCGCCGATAAAGATGGCGCTGTGATTGGGCTTGGCGTCTATGACCCGGGCCGTATTTGCCCCAAATTTTATTTGGGCCAGGATGAATAG
- a CDS encoding pyridoxamine 5'-phosphate oxidase family protein — translation MRRKDREVLGDENIAKIIEQCTTCHVAMVDDTNAGLPYVIPLSFGYSLNSGVLELYFHCAHVGKKLDCIRKNPNVAFSMCVENRIEIHEEAYCKSGRFYASVVGQGKAEIVNDIAEKCHGLSLLMERQAASSAQCSQSTSSAHSMQSAIPHKFEFTPEQAATVTVFKITSTNFTGKAKNDYAQKC, via the coding sequence ATGCGGCGCAAGGACAGAGAAGTTTTAGGCGATGAAAACATCGCAAAGATTATCGAACAGTGCACAACATGCCATGTCGCGATGGTGGATGACACAAACGCAGGCCTACCCTACGTAATTCCGTTGTCATTCGGATACAGCCTAAACAGCGGCGTTCTGGAACTGTATTTCCATTGTGCACATGTCGGCAAGAAACTCGACTGCATCCGCAAAAATCCGAATGTCGCATTCAGCATGTGCGTCGAGAACCGCATCGAAATTCACGAAGAAGCCTATTGCAAAAGCGGTCGTTTTTACGCAAGCGTCGTCGGGCAAGGCAAAGCCGAAATCGTCAATGACATCGCCGAAAAATGCCACGGTCTTTCACTCCTGATGGAACGGCAAGCAGCAAGTTCCGCGCAGTGTTCGCAATCCACAAGTTCCGCGCATTCCATGCAATCAGCGATCCCGCACAAGTTCGAATTCACACCCGAGCAAGCCGCCACAGTGACAGTCTTTAAAATAACCAGCACTAACTTTACCGGCAAAGCGAAAAACGATTATGCTCAAAAGTGTTAG
- the ribF gene encoding riboflavin biosynthesis protein RibF, with the protein MKRAVTMGNFDGCHLGHQALFRTLKAVAEVNHLQPTVISFEPHSNYVLRGPGDPLLLTTTEEKREFVESLGIEFLVLPFTHELAKLPFDKFVRTELIEKREVVSMFFGHDHCFGAGGKGNYETITAAFPELSTQMLSMVLHKGERVSSSAVRNALLNGDVDRAQTYLGRPYRLSGTVVVGKRLGHTIGFPTANVQMEQYKFLPKGGVYVASARLSDGRIFRSVVNIGTQPTTPGTHNLAVEAYLLDFNEDIYGQHLALDLLAFLRPEKKFASIEDLVRQIGMDADTAKNYNGNHWAE; encoded by the coding sequence ATGAAACGCGCTGTGACAATGGGTAATTTTGACGGATGCCATTTGGGGCACCAGGCGCTTTTCCGCACATTGAAAGCGGTTGCCGAAGTGAACCATTTGCAGCCGACGGTCATCAGCTTTGAACCGCATTCCAATTACGTTTTGCGTGGACCGGGCGATCCGCTGCTCCTCACGACAACCGAAGAAAAACGCGAGTTCGTTGAGAGCCTCGGCATTGAATTTTTGGTATTGCCGTTCACGCATGAATTGGCAAAACTCCCGTTCGATAAATTTGTCCGCACGGAACTGATTGAAAAGCGCGAAGTTGTTTCGATGTTCTTTGGACACGACCATTGCTTTGGTGCTGGCGGCAAGGGCAATTACGAGACGATTACCGCTGCGTTCCCGGAACTCTCGACGCAGATGCTTTCGATGGTGCTGCACAAGGGCGAACGCGTGAGCTCTTCTGCGGTGCGCAATGCGCTTTTGAACGGCGATGTGGATCGTGCCCAGACGTATTTGGGTCGCCCGTACCGCTTGTCTGGAACAGTCGTGGTCGGCAAACGACTTGGTCACACTATAGGATTCCCGACGGCGAATGTGCAGATGGAACAGTACAAGTTCTTGCCGAAAGGCGGTGTGTATGTCGCAAGCGCTAGACTCTCGGACGGTCGCATTTTCCGCTCTGTCGTGAACATCGGAACGCAACCGACAACGCCAGGAACGCATAACCTTGCAGTCGAAGCGTATCTGCTTGACTTTAACGAAGACATTTACGGCCAGCATTTAGCGCTAGACTTGCTCGCCTTCTTGCGCCCCGAAAAGAAGTTCGCAAGCATCGAAGATTTGGTCCGCCAGATTGGCATGGATGCCGACACTGCCAAAAATTATAACGGAAATCACTGGGCGGAGTAG
- a CDS encoding ORF6N domain-containing protein produces the protein MLKPMLRIGFLPKGLNLVKSQIATSRAESFFSGQNGGRRKKPYAFTEQGVAMLSAVLHSKTAIKMSIAIMEAFIAMRHYLIDNAGLINRLSNVEAKDLEQDQRLLAHTQ, from the coding sequence TTGTTAAAGCCGATGCTACGCATCGGCTTCTTACCTAAAGGACTTAATTTGGTGAAGTCGCAAATTGCGACTTCACGGGCAGAGAGCTTCTTTTCTGGTCAAAATGGAGGACGAAGAAAAAAACCGTATGCATTTACAGAACAGGGAGTAGCAATGCTTTCTGCCGTTCTTCATAGCAAAACAGCTATAAAAATGAGTATCGCCATTATGGAAGCATTCATTGCAATGCGTCATTATTTGATTGACAATGCTGGGCTCATCAATCGACTTTCCAATGTAGAAGCAAAGGATTTAGAGCAAGACCAACGTTTACTCGCCCATACCCAGTGA